The region CATTTACGGATATGCATGTAaagataaacattttaaacacagaTAAAGTATCCTTCACAACAGCCTAGGTGCATGTTTCGGACGAATAACTGAAAACGTTAAGAAAACCCACGTAGCTTGTCTGTGTCCACTTTAAATACACTTTacctttaaatcattttaaattattttgcaTGAACTTATACAGTTAATATCTTATGCTTAAggcattcttttcaggaaatcactaaaggctatgaaaaatgtactttttagtAATGTCTGCAGTATCTGAACATTGCATATTCAAATATTCATGCCTTCATTTCCTTTATCTAAATTTCCTAAAGATCATGGGATGAAGAAATGTTTTTATAagttttatgtatgtgtatgtatatgtatatatatatatatatatatatatatatatatatatatatatatatatatatatatatatacatatatacatatatacataaaacgtataaaaactttatatatatatatatataatctgtgAAAACTTGTTTCAGTTTATAAGATGTATCAAAGTTAGAGATGCGTACAAATTCTTCTTTTCTGCAGGAGCTGAGCAGAAGAGCTAACATTAAGAGTTCTTTGTggaaccaaaagggttctttaaagaaccatcgtTTGAAACGTTCTTTTGCGATGGAATTGCTCCATACAAATTGATGTTGAGCATGTGTTACTTTGTATGGATGAACATTAAATAGTGTGTGTAACATTATTAGGTGGCactaaaacagaacaatgaacaTACAGGGTTAGAAAAGAGTTCTAAGATCTTTTTAAGATCTTAAGAGTTCTTAAAAAGAGCAGCTGTACAATTACATTAAAGTACTGGTCCAAAAGACGCAAGACGAACCAGAACTGAAATTCACTGAAAAGGGGTTGCAGTGGCCGTTTAGTTTTCATTAACATGAGACATCATGGCCTTCAAGACAAGGGCATTCGTGCATAACACAGATGACAACAGATCAAATTCAGATGTGTCTGGTCTGTGTTACGTGTGAGTGTCAGTGCCTTGGATGTCCTTGCATGGTTTACATGATGTGAAATTTatgatgctgtttttgtttgtggtaCAATTGATCATACTGAGTAGAAGACCAACATCATATCACTGTTCTTTTTCAGCTTTAACTGTGTTGTACATCTTGTTGGAGCATTATGGATACCTTTAGAGGACAGATCTTTAACGGATACTGACCATCCACATGAATCCCTGGGGCAAAGTAAGGAAACATCTTTTCGGTAAACCTGTCTTTGAAAGCATGGATCATGCTTCCATCTGCAGCGTTTGAAAACGTGACCTTCCCCTTCTCATAGTCTAGTTCCACAGTAATCCTCTGTGGCTTCTTCTTCAGTGCTAGGCGGAAACGAGGAGAAGTCTGAGCCCAGTATGAGTCCCCGTTGTTTAGTCCAATGACCCAGAACCCTTCTGAAGGGTTGAGAAAGACACTTGTCTTCCTTTTGATGGATTGTCGTGCCACTCCGATGTACCACTCCCGGCTTTCCCCCACCTCCACGTCCCAGCAGTGCTTTCCTGACGTGAAGCCGGTAGAACCCAGCACCGCCATGCGGCTAGAACAGCGCTCATGGTTGTCCGGAAGTTGCTGCTTCTTTCCATAACAGACACTTGAGAGTTCATCACTGAGGATCAGGTTAGGATGGGCAGTGGTGGGATCAAGAGTAACAGGACCTGGAAAAGTTTTGAAATCATTCCAGATTATATGCTTATGAATAACTGACGATTGGCGTGGAAATTCAGAGCTCTTCAGTTTGACAGATCTTCTTTCTTTGAGACTCATACTTGCATGATGTAAGGACTAGATAATCAGTAGCAttcactttttttaatcccacaacaggataaatttcacctccacatttaacccatccgtgaagtgaaacaccacatacacactagtgaacacacacacactagggggcagtgagcacacttgcccggagcggtgggcagccctatccacggtgcccggggagcagttgggggttaggtgtcttgctcaaggacacctcagtcatgtgctgtcggcgctggggatcgaaccagcgaccttctggtcacagggccagctccctccagcccatgactgccccaatacTTGCATGTTGTAAGGACTAGTTAATGAGTAGCATTCATTTATGTGTCTCGACTTCAAGGCTTGTCTAAAGACTTGCTTCTCAATTTTCTTCAGCCCATCAGGCAGTGTATCACCCAGCCTCCTCTGTAGCTGCGCCTAATTGTCTGCTATTCCGTTTTCAGTCAGTTGTCAGTTGTAACCCAAATACTTCTAGCTCTGCTGTCATGATCAATTGTCAGTCCACTGACTGTACCAGAGTCTTGTGTACCCTGTGTATTGCCTGGCTCACGCAACAAGAGTTATTAAATCCTAAGCAATGTTGAAACATGAGACCCTACACATAATGGCAGATCTCAAAGATATCAAAGTCCCCAGAACAAAATGCATCAATGAAACCATGTAGAAATCCACGTGAACAAACATGATTTAAGATCAGTGGCGTCCAACCTTTCTCCTGGACCTCTATTTACCTGCAGAACCTAGTCCAAACCATAGTTTGCCACACCTGCTATACAGCCAATCTTCCTAttcccaagtccctgattggctggaacaGATGTATTACAGTTAGGTAGGGGGTTCGGCAGCTTACAGAATAcaggttggagctaaacttGACAAGAAAGTAATTGTCCAGGAAAAGGGTTGGAGACCATTGCTAGATAAGAACGAACTTGGTTAGtgtggtgggtaacacctctgccttgtagactggggttcaatcccccaccagggcaagcaccctacactataccaataagggtccttgggcaagactcctaacaccacctttgcctgcctgtgtaacaataatcaaattgtaagtcgctctggataagagcgtcagccaaatagcgttaatgtaatgtaactagGCAAACGGCAGCAAGGCACAGATTACTGTGCTCATTATATgtattacaataaaaaataacttgTATCTTTCCATTCAGCTTAGTTCTCACGGTCTTTCACCGATGATGTCAGCACAGTGTTTCATGTGAGAGAATCCTCCCCCATACTACAGGATATAGAGTCGTAGATATtgaacatatttaatatttatgatTGGAAATCAGGAGAGCAACAACTGGACTGTGAGTAGATTGGTAAAGACTGGATTTTACACACCCCACACTACAGGATAATCTGGGAAGATAATCATATAAGACTTTCCTGAAAACAGGACGCCTTTTTAAGTTTGTATCGAGGGGCAAATTGGCCTCAGTGTTGGCCTGAGTGTCCTGTTGTGTGGGCCGTCCACATGCGACCTGCTTTAATTAAAGGGTTAGTGATAACTGGATGCATTCAATGCGCATTTTCAAATAcatttgtaaataatttttaatggaAAGATTTACAAATATAGCTCAAGCATGAACTGAAGGACCCTTTAATATTAAGATTTTCACAAAAGCCAGCATATTCAGCAAGGTCCAAAGACAGTGCTTTCTAAGTGGGCAGGCTTAGGTGGTTTGAGCCTTGTGTTCGATAGGGACTTCTACTGGTTTAGTTCATTTGATTGTTTATAACAGACCAAATTCAGACGAAATACATAACATGCTGTAACTTTATAGGAGTGTACTTTATGTGTGTTGAATTTGTGTATACATGGACAGCATCTGTCCTGTTGTCATAACAGTCCGTGTCACACACCGCAGCCAGGCACAGTACTGGGATATTTACCAGCTGTGTGCAAGAGTAGAGACAAAATATAGTTTAATGTTATAATATATcataaaaaaatgttataataGCCTATTAGGAACTGAGGACCTAATTAAGTGTCTGCTGAAATTTAGGATCTCCCGTCCTTGCTTTAACACGGCTTTGCTGACCTTTGCTCACCACCCATaaatggtggttggttagtgtagtgggtaacacctctgccttctacgctggagactggggttcaatcccccgcctgggtaagccccctacactatacccgtagagtccttgggcaagattcctaacaccacctttgcctacttgtgtaaaaggatcaaattgtaagtcgctctggataagagcgtcagccaaatgccataacatgtaaataaatgcataaaatttACAGTATACAAATGGCCGTTTGCAGGACAACGAGAAGATGAGTTAAACAAACTTTGTAGTGGAGCTTTAGAAATCCCGTTTCATAACAGTCGTTAAACAGAAAGAGTGACTTGCTACATAAACCCCAGTATGAACATTATTGTAGTTTTGAAGGGTATTGTGTTATTCTGCTCATAAACAGctaatttttaaaatctttttaaagcTAATTATATcagaatgcagtgatttcaGGCTCGAGGTCACATTTATGTTAACTCGATCCCTCATCCTTCCAAGGGCTCATTCATCAAACTTCTCTTGATGTAATATAGTAATAGCACAGCCCTTAAACTGGCATTCAGATCTTCCTGAGGAGTGAGTACAAGTTAATGAGGGCAGGTTaaaacactactgaaacaaagGGCCAGTGCTGGGAGTGACATGTCTGCATACTTACAGTGCTTCACTACTTCTTCCATTCTCTTCCAAACCCCAAATCTTAATGATCCCAGGTACTGGGCCgtgtctatgagaacatcattTGTGTACTGCATTTCCTGTGTTGGGTAACAAGCCCTGTAATACATTTGTAACCTgacattttagatgttttccACTTGGCATATCGGTAACACAGCAACGTCAGGACCTCTCAGCGATCAGCTTGCCTTACAGGAGATAAagtgttaaaataaatgaattttgCTGGCGTACCTTCTTATTGCTTCCTTGCAGTCCTTTGGGGAAAAAGTGAAAGATTTCTCAGTCAGACAGCAGCCAATGCGTAACACCAGTGGATTTAAAACTAAATACGAAGACTTACGCAGACCTTCAGAAATGAGATATCATCCTTTTTCATGGTATGTGCAATGTCATCTAAGATCTCTGAGAGTTCTTCAAACGTTTGAGTGATGTCCTCCAGCCTCTTCCTGACTGCCTGAGTCTTCTTGGTGGTCTCCTCTTTTAGCACCATCAGCCGGGCAGCCTCCTCTTCCCTCAGAAACCTGTGGAGCATCTCAAATTCCTCTTTCATTTGAGCTTTAGCGTCAGCAGACTGGatcttaaaaaaagaacaaaggatTGTCTTAAGTGGCATTTAAAGAATGCTGAAGGTGTGCCTTGGCTTATTGCTGCTGAAGCAAATGAAACACTTAGCTTTGTGACATTGATTCATGATTTCATGTTAACTGCCCCTTATTATCTTTCTTTCATTGTTAGccttttttaagcatgtagttTTCCATCTAGAATTTGAAAGGTCTATTGTACAGCAGTTTACCTCTATAAATCCTTGAAGTTCCTCCAATGTTCCCTTCATCTTTTTGATActgtttagatgttttttcAAAGCGTCATACTTTTTTGAAAGCTCTTTCTGcagtggacagtaaataaacacagtttatGAACAAATTCTTCAGGTAAGGTGacaagaaacaaagaaaggtCGTGGCATCTTCAAGGTTTTGCAAGTTCCTATGAATGTTATGATGTGAATCAGTCAGACCTCCTTACCTTTCTGTCAGCTGCTGCCTCTGCAATAGGACAACATTCATGGTCTTTATGGTCCCTTGATGAGTGGCAAACAGTACAGATTGTTTTCCCATCTTTATGGCAGAAAAGCTTCAGCTCCTCCTTGTGTATTAAGCAGAGGTCGTATTTCACCAAGTTCCGGTTTGCTTGATTTTTGAAGGTATCCGATGCTATTTTAAGAGCCAGGTTGACTGGGGGTCTTCTTGTGCTCGCTCTGCGGTGACATACTGAGCACTCTTGTGATTGTTTCCTTTCCCAGTGTGCCTGAATGCAGGCTTTGCAGAAGTTATGTTGACACGACAGTGTAACAGGGAAGGTATAAATGTCACCGCATATAGGACATCGCACATCCTCTTTGGAGAAAGGACATTCGGTTGCCATTTGTTTATGCCAGGACATTAAGCTCAGCCATGAATCTGTATGTTGCGCTGTCCCTCAAAGACTTGAAGTAGCTTCTGGCAAAATTTGACTTCTCGCACAGAAAAATACCGGTTTAACGGGATCCGCAAAGCTTCCTGTTGTAGCAAAAATATGTAGACGTCAACTAGGTCCCCTTTAAGGAAAAGGAAGAGGCTGCCAGTGAATGTAGCAAAGatattctttatttaattttttctatAAAAAAAGTCCCTGGGTATGTACGTAggaccattttcaaacatttcagtCTATAATTACATAATCAGAGCTTTAATCTGATTCTTAAGCGCAAACATGCTTATATTGCGAAGAACATATGTAAAGAGGTAGTTATAGATTGTGAGTTGCCAGAATGCAAAGTAGCTACACTGGGCAACATGCAGTTTGTTAGTAAAACGGGACAATtctaatacattttgaaaacaaaaagtaTAATTAATAAACAGATAAGTCAAGAAGGCTAAgtatgaaaagagaaagaagaatagAAGAGCAGCATTATCTCACTTTGCTCCCATAtacttataaaaatgaattttacaCCTTATTAAGAGTTGACATGCTcaactgtgtgtatatatatatatatgtatgcatgtatctGTGAAAACTTGTTTCAGTTTATAAGATGTATCAAAGTTTAAATCATGCATGCCATATTTGCTATAGTATCAGTTGAATAACTAGGAATAACTAGTGTGGAGTGAGAATAGCGGAGCCATGTGGGTCAAAAGCAAACATAGACCAGTGGTTCCCAGTCCTAGTGCCCATAACCCAAAGCACGGTACAGTTCCATGTCGTTTCTCCAGTCACACTTGGCTCGTAAAGGGCTTTACAATTACCCAGTGAAATAGCTGTGTTAGGGTTTGGAGGGTATGAAAAATACAGTAATAGGTTGACCCTTTGGACTTGGATTAAGATCAACTGCAGCAGACATTCAGTACAGCTCACATGGTTTGAAGTGTGGTGAAATAAATTGTCATCTAcatgaaacagaaaacaaatcttACAAAAATTCACAAAACAAGACCGCTGGGaaaagctccagcaccccaccgcgaccctgacggagaagcggcttagaaaatggatggatggatggatggatggatggatggatggatggatggatggatggatggatggatatctgAATGACTGATTTATATAATGCAGACTGGAGTTTCAAATCAAAGCACccacaaaaaagaaatgacaaaaatgacatttggGTCTTTTTCAAAGCATTGCTAGTATTTCAGATGCTATAGTCCAACTCAGtgttacaaaaaaaatacactggcaaaaaaataaaaaattctaaaGTTTCTAAATTTCATCATTAGTTTGATTAATTTTTGACCACACAGCAGCACGTTTTATTTTAGTTGGGGAAAAAACTGACCTATGTGAGTAATTGTGCCACTTTGTCAACTTAATGGAAAACAAATATGAGAAATATTGCATTATTAtgtgttaaatatatttgataaattAGATCATTTTGGATCTGACAGAAGTTACGTAATTGACCTATTTAGGAGACGACTGGTGGATAACAGAACTtcatagtgtatatatatatatatatatatacgatAGTGGTAACATATAAATAGGTAGGATTTAAGAGTCCATGGTATAAAGTAGCCTAGTGACAAATGAAGGCCTGCAAGGTCACTGCAGTTtcacaaacagcaaacatttctttttattaaatatacagTTGCCAAAAAATGGCATGCCTTAAAGATCCAATATATGGTATGTGTAATGACCACCTCTGTGTCTCATCTCACATGGTCTTTCAGGCAATAGTCACTGCCTCAGCCAGTaagaaaaacagtttttgaGTCAGAGGTAGTGTGTTCTCTTCAAAATCGCACCGCTCCAAGCATTACGCTTGGTGCAGACTGTTGAAGTCTTCCACTGTGATTATTTCTCCCGGTGGGACGATGTGTTCAGGCTTGATGTTAACTCCACATGAAACGAACAGACTGGAATCGAACACATTCCCTGTGTGTGTCTCCTGGTAGAGAACACTGCAGTGTTTATCTCAAGAGAAGCCACTTTGGGGACGGGTCACCTTGTCCAAGGCTGGACTTTATAACTATTGCACGTCATACGAAACCTGGCTTCATAGAAGCACGGCGACATTTTGGACAACCCTGTGTCCCGTTTGTCTGCAGGCACCTGTTAGAACAGAAAACAGTACATAATCAACTCACCAGCTCACAAGTCTtcaaaaaaatgcagaaaacggtcaaaatgtattaatattagaCGTTCATGCCTCTTCACAGGTACCAAGCACGAGTGCAGGGCCACTTACTTGAGGTGGAAAATGTGGGAGCAGGGCAAGGCCTGCAGCTGCTGGTTCTTCTCCCCAATGGACTCTCCACACATGCCGCAGTAGAGCTCCAGTTCCTCTACACACTGCAGGAACTTCACCACCTGCTCCCTCAGCTCTTCCTGCTGCTCCCTGCTTCGGTAGATGCCCTCCGTCAGGCAGTGCACCTTCAGGGAACACAGCTGTGGAAGAACCCATGACCAGCAACATGTGGAGATGGGTTATGATTTTAGCagatgaaagaaaacatttgaaatggtgttgtggttggttagtgtagtggttaacacctctaccttctacgctgtagactggggttcagtcccccacctgggtaaacaccctacactatacccgtagagtccttgggcaagactcctaacaccgccttcgcctacttgtgtaaaatgatcaaattgtaagtcgctctggataagacggtcagccaaatgccatgaatgtaaatttGAAATGTAGCTGAGTGAAAAGGTTGTGGAACGAGATGGACATTACACACCTTATTTCCTGTTTCCTCTGCAAGTTCATTTGCTCGCTGAAAAGAGTCCAGTGCCTAGAGCAGAGTTAAAAAATGGGTAATTATTAAGATCAATCAGATATTTAATAAAAAGgacaaactgaactgaacataatttcatatatttaaagTAGACAAAAACATAGAACAATACGGTCCTCATGGCCTTAAGTGTTTTCGGTGCAGCTGTAAAAATATGTGCAGATTAATTCTCAACCTTGTCATGCTCCTTCTGCAGCAGCCAGCACTTCCCCACTCCCAAGTAGATGGATGCTTGTCCCAAGCGATTGCCAATCTCTGTCATTATACACATTGAAGACTCATAGCGAGGGAATGCTTTCTGGACAGGTGAGAAAACAGCAATGAAATAATCAACCTTAAATTCTTAAACATAGTGCCGTGATTCTTAAAAGTTTCTGGATATCTCAGTTatcagaggtggacagtaactgagtaactgagtagatgtaattagtttctgtactttagtatttttggtgtatctgtactgaagtttctccgttctgggcgtctttctcctttcactccgctacatttcagagtctaatatccgactttttcctcctacattttgagaaatctgtcgttccttttggtttctgtgtgtataaaaacgtaacatgtcaaaacgaaagaagcgcaaagccagagca is a window of Pygocentrus nattereri isolate fPygNat1 chromosome 7, fPygNat1.pri, whole genome shotgun sequence DNA encoding:
- the LOC108424168 gene encoding zinc-binding protein A33-like, which produces MSWHKQMATECPFSKEDVRCPICGDIYTFPVTLSCQHNFCKACIQAHWERKQSQECSVCHRRASTRRPPVNLALKIASDTFKNQANRNLVKYDLCLIHKEELKLFCHKDGKTICTVCHSSRDHKDHECCPIAEAAADRKKELSKKYDALKKHLNSIKKMKGTLEELQGFIEIQSADAKAQMKEEFEMLHRFLREEEAARLMVLKEETTKKTQAVRKRLEDITQTFEELSEILDDIAHTMKKDDISFLKDCKEAIRRACYPTQEMQYTNDVLIDTAQYLGSLRFGVWKRMEEVVKHCPVTLDPTTAHPNLILSDELSSVCYGKKQQLPDNHERCSSRMAVLGSTGFTSGKHCWDVEVGESREWYIGVARQSIKRKTSVFLNPSEGFWVIGLNNGDSYWAQTSPRFRLALKKKPQRITVELDYEKGKVTFSNAADGSMIHAFKDRFTEKMFPYFAPGIHVDGQYPLKICPLKVSIMLQQDVQHS